One part of the Brucella anthropi ATCC 49188 genome encodes these proteins:
- the chrA gene encoding chromate efflux transporter, with translation MTDTTTSHDESSAVRGSAGEVFTTFLKLGFTSFGGPIAHLGYFRDELVSRRKWIDEQGYADLVALSQFLPGPASSQVGFALGLLRGGPLGALAAWAAFTLPSALLLVLFAYGAAAFGGPVGGGVITGLKIVAVAIVAQAVWGMARNLCPDRERATIALGAVLIIVLVAGALGQVAAIAAGAAAGLLFCRNHHKAITRHIEFPVSRTFGAVSLVLFFALLIGLPILAPAIPSQELAVFDSFYRAGSLVFGGGHVVLPLLETEVVKSGWVSHDQFLAGYGAAQAVPGPLFTFAAYLGTVLGPEPNGLIGASIALIAVFLPGFLILLGVIPFWDSFRKRDSAQALMRGANAAVVGILGAALYDPVFTSAIVGPYQFALALTCFVLLMTWKIVPWIVVLAAAAGGVLIGAL, from the coding sequence ATGACGGATACAACAACGAGCCACGATGAAAGCAGCGCCGTCAGAGGCTCGGCCGGGGAGGTCTTCACAACCTTTCTCAAGCTCGGTTTCACCTCCTTCGGCGGGCCGATTGCGCATCTTGGGTACTTTCGCGACGAACTGGTGTCGCGGCGCAAATGGATCGACGAGCAAGGCTATGCCGATCTCGTGGCGCTCAGCCAGTTCCTGCCCGGCCCGGCATCGAGCCAAGTCGGTTTTGCCCTGGGACTCTTACGCGGCGGTCCGCTCGGTGCACTTGCGGCCTGGGCAGCCTTTACCCTGCCGTCGGCGCTCCTACTTGTTCTCTTCGCCTATGGCGCTGCGGCATTTGGCGGCCCGGTCGGCGGCGGCGTTATTACCGGTCTCAAGATCGTTGCTGTTGCCATCGTGGCACAGGCCGTCTGGGGCATGGCAAGGAACCTCTGCCCGGACCGCGAACGGGCCACGATCGCTCTCGGCGCGGTGCTGATCATCGTGCTTGTGGCGGGCGCACTCGGCCAGGTGGCGGCGATCGCCGCCGGCGCGGCGGCAGGCCTTCTCTTCTGCCGCAATCATCACAAAGCAATCACCCGGCACATCGAATTCCCCGTCTCACGGACGTTTGGAGCAGTTTCGCTCGTCTTGTTCTTCGCCCTGCTGATCGGACTGCCGATCCTCGCCCCCGCCATACCCTCACAAGAGCTGGCCGTCTTCGACTCGTTCTACCGCGCGGGATCACTGGTCTTCGGCGGCGGCCATGTCGTGCTGCCGCTGCTCGAAACAGAAGTCGTGAAAAGCGGCTGGGTCAGCCACGATCAGTTCCTAGCCGGATACGGGGCGGCGCAGGCTGTTCCGGGGCCGCTCTTCACCTTCGCGGCCTATCTCGGAACCGTGTTGGGGCCGGAGCCCAACGGCCTCATCGGCGCGAGCATTGCGCTGATTGCGGTTTTCCTGCCGGGCTTTTTGATCCTGCTCGGCGTCATTCCGTTCTGGGACAGCTTTCGCAAACGCGACAGCGCGCAAGCCCTGATGCGCGGCGCCAATGCTGCCGTGGTCGGTATCCTTGGCGCGGCACTCTACGATCCGGTCTTCACCAGCGCCATCGTCGGCCCATACCAGTTCGCCCTGGCACTCACCTGCTTCGTGCTGTTGATGACGTGGAAGATCGTACCCTGGATCGTGGTGCTCGCCGCCGCGGCAGGTGGCGTTCTAATTGGCGCTCTCTGA
- a CDS encoding PadR family transcriptional regulator, with the protein MEHHDLLSGLVRLHVLHHAAEHEIYGQWMIDELASHGYRLSAGTLYPLLHKMTRDGYLTSREERDGRTVRKLYSITDKGREGLALAKERVREFTGEAMKR; encoded by the coding sequence ATGGAGCACCATGATCTCCTCTCCGGCCTCGTGCGTCTGCACGTGCTTCATCACGCAGCCGAGCATGAGATCTACGGACAGTGGATGATCGATGAACTGGCAAGCCACGGCTACCGCCTGTCTGCCGGTACGCTCTATCCGCTGCTGCACAAGATGACGCGGGACGGCTACCTAACCTCGCGCGAGGAGCGCGACGGCCGCACGGTGCGCAAGCTCTATTCCATTACCGACAAAGGGCGCGAAGGTCTCGCCTTGGCCAAGGAGCGCGTCCGTGAATTTACCGGAGAGGCAATGAAACGATGA
- a CDS encoding sulfite exporter TauE/SafE family protein, with amino-acid sequence MELILIGLVALLTAGVTLFSGFGLGTILMPVFALFFPVPLAIAATAVVHFANNIFKFGLMARQADWRVVARFGVPAALAAIVGASLLTWFDRMPALASYMLGGSAYEITVVKAVIGVLIVAFALLELWPRFQALAFPPRWLPRVLSGFFGGLSGNQGALRSAFLLKAGLTKEAFVATGVVAAVIVDAVRLVTYGTSIMADNLARSQEMLMPVVIGTICAFAGSFVGKRVLQKITLRTVQLIVAVAMLVIGAGLVSGLI; translated from the coding sequence ATGGAACTCATCCTGATCGGCCTTGTGGCGCTGCTGACCGCCGGTGTAACGCTCTTCTCCGGTTTCGGTCTTGGGACGATCCTGATGCCGGTCTTCGCGCTGTTCTTCCCGGTGCCCTTGGCGATCGCGGCGACCGCGGTCGTGCATTTCGCCAACAACATCTTCAAGTTCGGGTTGATGGCCAGGCAAGCCGATTGGCGGGTCGTGGCACGGTTCGGGGTGCCGGCCGCCCTCGCTGCCATCGTTGGAGCAAGTCTTCTCACCTGGTTCGACAGGATGCCGGCTCTCGCGAGCTACATGCTCGGTGGATCGGCCTATGAAATCACTGTCGTCAAGGCGGTCATCGGTGTGCTGATTGTCGCCTTCGCCCTGCTGGAACTATGGCCGCGCTTTCAGGCGCTTGCATTTCCGCCGCGCTGGTTGCCACGCGTGCTGTCAGGGTTCTTCGGCGGCCTGTCCGGCAATCAGGGGGCGTTACGTTCTGCCTTCCTCTTGAAGGCGGGCCTTACGAAGGAGGCTTTCGTCGCCACTGGTGTCGTCGCGGCGGTGATAGTCGATGCGGTACGGCTGGTCACTTACGGGACGAGTATCATGGCGGATAACCTTGCCCGGTCGCAGGAAATGCTCATGCCGGTAGTCATCGGCACGATCTGCGCGTTCGCCGGTTCGTTCGTAGGCAAGCGTGTCCTGCAGAAGATCACGTTGCGGACCGTGCAGCTTATCGTGGCTGTGGCCATGTTGGTGATTGGGGCCGGACTTGTGTCGGGTCTGATCTAA
- a CDS encoding arsenate reductase/protein-tyrosine-phosphatase family protein, whose translation MRDGIYRVLFLSRRNSARSVMAQAILNKIGKGRFEAVSAAVDPAPAIEPVVLDLLRSAEYPVEDMKPQHFEAFGASGATELDFVFTLSDTAAGEPLPEWPGLPVTAHWRCPDPTLVKGEAWERKRAFTEVLAGLERRLGIFINLPFASLDRMSLQNRIQDIGEAREP comes from the coding sequence ATGCGGGACGGTATTTATCGTGTGCTTTTTCTTTCACGCCGCAATTCCGCGCGCAGTGTGATGGCACAGGCAATCTTGAACAAGATTGGCAAGGGCAGGTTCGAAGCCGTCAGCGCCGCTGTCGATCCCGCACCCGCAATCGAACCTGTTGTTCTGGATTTGCTGCGGAGCGCGGAGTATCCGGTGGAGGACATGAAGCCTCAGCACTTTGAAGCATTCGGAGCGTCCGGGGCGACGGAGCTCGATTTCGTCTTTACGCTGAGTGACACCGCTGCAGGCGAGCCTCTCCCCGAATGGCCCGGTCTTCCGGTCACGGCCCACTGGCGCTGCCCGGACCCGACCCTGGTCAAGGGTGAGGCGTGGGAGCGCAAGCGGGCGTTCACGGAGGTTCTTGCAGGACTGGAGCGTCGGCTGGGCATCTTCATCAATCTGCCGTTCGCCTCGCTGGACCGCATGAGCCTGCAGAACCGGATCCAAGATATCGGTGAAGCACGAGAGCCCTAG
- a CDS encoding recombinase family protein — MGAILGYARVSTGDQDVAGQAMRLEQAGAIKVFSDVQSGKNMDRPGLAELLAYARAGDTLAVVRLDRLGRSLAELLETVKMLRERKIDLLSLEEKIDTSSAAGELIFHVFGAIAHFERRLISERTKDGIAAARAKGKKPGRQPLDMKKVDAAMKLIAASISPAEAAKQLGLGRSTVYREMRRLGVSRST; from the coding sequence ATGGGGGCAATTCTCGGTTATGCGCGCGTCTCGACTGGTGATCAGGATGTCGCCGGCCAGGCAATGCGCCTTGAGCAGGCCGGTGCCATAAAGGTTTTCAGCGACGTCCAATCCGGAAAGAACATGGACCGGCCGGGCCTGGCCGAACTGCTTGCCTATGCCCGTGCTGGCGACACGCTCGCGGTCGTGCGGCTCGACCGGCTCGGACGGTCATTGGCGGAATTGCTGGAAACCGTGAAGATGCTGCGGGAGCGCAAGATCGACCTTCTCAGCCTCGAGGAAAAGATCGACACCTCCTCGGCTGCCGGCGAGCTGATCTTCCATGTCTTCGGCGCCATCGCCCATTTCGAGCGCAGGTTGATCTCGGAGCGCACAAAGGACGGCATCGCCGCCGCGCGAGCGAAAGGAAAGAAGCCGGGGCGCCAGCCGCTCGACATGAAAAAGGTCGATGCGGCGATGAAACTGATCGCAGCCAGCATATCTCCCGCCGAAGCGGCAAAGCAGCTCGGCCTTGGGCGGTCGACAGTCTATCGGGAAATGCGTCGACTGGGTGTTAGTCGAAGCACTTAG
- a CDS encoding Tn3 family transposase: MRKHELLNEAEREQLLGFPTSRDDLARLYTFEPHDLDLIRLRRENRNRLGVAVQLALFRHPGMTLAQILQRSAGLSEELVSFIAEQLDLPETAFAAYAVRDQTMTDHARELASALGLRGASRTDIPFMIEAAAKAAWGTDKGVVIAAGIIDALRQAKILLPATSTIERAGIAGRARARKQAAHALLSGLRPAQLDALDALLAADSTGAMPLTWLKTIPVAAKPDHVRGILDRLGVVRRIGIPPKLSAAIHPARYRQFVREGRVSPAYMIERYTTSRRRATLVAFLIDLEERLTDAAIEMADKLIGGAFSRAQNKQARRYGATAKDVARLMRLFRGTIDALAGAIDNHSDPVEAIDETVGWINLLKARHEIAELAETADVDPLTVAVDRYATLRKFAPALIEVLEFKANRGSTRTIAGVQKLRELNRSGRRDVPPDAPMPFKEEWRKLVIEPDGKINRRLYETAMLAHLRNKLRSGDVWVERSSAYRRFDSYLLPEPAAAPIVAELGLPTAADTWLEKRGRELDWRLKKFAQRLKRNQLEGVRFAEDRLQVLPVKTAVPDEAEALADRLDAMMPRIRITELLHEVARETGFMAAFTNLRTGENCPNESALLAAILADATNLGLSRMAAASHGVTRDQLIWTQDAYIREDTYREALATIINAQHRLPIAWVWGDGTTSSSDGQFFRGGKRGTAGGDINARYGVDPGFSFYTHVSNQHGPFHIKVLSAATHEAPYVLDGLLHHGTNLSIAEHYTDTGGATDHVFALCAMLGFRFCPRLRDFPDRRLIPIEHPAGYPEIAPLLGKRIRTDVIREHWDDVMRLVASLKTGHVAPSVMLRKLSAYERQNKLDIALQEIGKIERTLFMLDWLESPGLRRRCHAGLNKGEQRHALAQAIYTFRQGRIIDRSHEAQQYRASGLNLVIAAIVYWNSTYMRDAIEHLRSQGEAVSDNLLAHTSPVGWEHIAFSGDFLWDRAAKTTGRKPLNLSTKQRVA, from the coding sequence ATGCGCAAGCACGAACTGCTGAACGAAGCCGAGCGGGAACAGTTGCTGGGTTTTCCGACGAGCCGAGACGATCTTGCCCGACTTTACACCTTCGAACCGCACGACCTCGACCTGATCCGGCTTCGCCGAGAGAATCGCAACCGTCTCGGTGTTGCTGTTCAACTTGCGCTGTTTCGCCATCCCGGCATGACATTGGCACAAATTCTTCAACGCAGCGCCGGGCTTTCCGAAGAACTCGTGTCCTTCATTGCCGAGCAGCTCGACCTGCCGGAAACTGCCTTCGCCGCATATGCCGTCCGCGACCAGACAATGACCGATCATGCCCGCGAGCTCGCCTCGGCACTCGGCCTTCGAGGCGCAAGCCGGACCGATATCCCCTTCATGATCGAGGCGGCCGCCAAAGCTGCCTGGGGAACGGACAAGGGTGTCGTGATCGCCGCCGGTATCATTGACGCGCTGCGCCAGGCCAAGATTCTTCTGCCTGCTACCTCGACCATAGAGCGCGCTGGCATTGCCGGCCGGGCGCGTGCCAGAAAACAGGCGGCTCATGCGCTCCTGTCCGGTCTTCGGCCGGCTCAACTGGACGCGCTCGATGCGCTTCTGGCTGCAGATTCGACCGGCGCTATGCCGCTCACCTGGCTCAAGACGATCCCGGTGGCTGCAAAGCCCGATCACGTTCGAGGCATTCTCGATCGTCTGGGCGTGGTGCGGAGGATCGGCATCCCGCCGAAATTAAGCGCCGCCATCCACCCCGCCCGCTACCGGCAGTTCGTGCGTGAGGGGCGCGTGTCCCCCGCCTATATGATCGAGCGTTACACGACGTCGCGCCGGCGGGCGACGCTCGTTGCATTTCTGATCGACCTCGAAGAGCGGCTTACCGACGCGGCCATCGAAATGGCAGACAAGCTGATCGGCGGTGCGTTCAGCCGTGCCCAGAACAAGCAGGCCCGCCGCTATGGGGCGACCGCGAAAGACGTCGCCCGGCTGATGCGACTGTTTCGCGGTACGATCGACGCTCTTGCCGGTGCTATCGACAACCACTCGGACCCGGTCGAGGCAATTGACGAAACTGTCGGCTGGATCAATCTGCTCAAAGCCAGACATGAGATTGCCGAGCTCGCCGAAACTGCCGATGTCGATCCCCTCACGGTGGCCGTGGACCGCTATGCGACATTGCGGAAGTTTGCTCCGGCGCTGATCGAAGTTCTCGAATTCAAGGCCAACCGAGGAAGCACGCGAACGATAGCCGGCGTTCAAAAGCTTCGCGAACTCAACAGGTCGGGCAGGCGCGATGTGCCGCCGGATGCGCCGATGCCGTTCAAGGAGGAATGGCGGAAGCTGGTGATCGAGCCGGATGGCAAGATCAATCGTCGGCTCTACGAAACGGCTATGCTGGCGCACTTGCGCAACAAGTTGCGTTCCGGGGACGTCTGGGTTGAGCGGTCGTCAGCCTATCGCCGCTTCGACAGTTACCTTCTGCCGGAACCGGCCGCCGCTCCAATCGTCGCCGAACTCGGATTGCCGACCGCCGCCGACACATGGCTCGAAAAGCGCGGCCGGGAACTGGACTGGCGGCTGAAGAAATTCGCGCAGCGCCTCAAACGCAACCAGCTTGAAGGCGTCCGCTTTGCCGAAGATCGGTTGCAGGTCTTACCCGTCAAGACCGCAGTTCCCGACGAAGCCGAAGCACTCGCCGATCGCCTGGACGCAATGATGCCGCGCATCCGCATCACCGAACTGCTGCATGAAGTGGCGCGCGAGACCGGATTCATGGCGGCCTTCACCAATCTGCGCACCGGCGAAAACTGTCCGAACGAGAGCGCGCTGCTGGCCGCAATTCTGGCCGATGCGACCAATCTCGGGCTCTCCCGCATGGCGGCCGCCAGCCACGGCGTCACCCGAGACCAGCTCATCTGGACACAAGACGCCTACATTCGTGAGGATACCTACCGGGAAGCGCTCGCTACCATCATCAATGCTCAACACCGCCTGCCTATCGCTTGGGTCTGGGGTGACGGAACCACGTCAAGTTCTGACGGGCAGTTCTTTCGTGGCGGCAAACGTGGCACGGCAGGAGGAGACATCAACGCCCGCTACGGCGTCGATCCGGGCTTCAGCTTCTACACCCACGTCTCCAATCAACACGGCCCTTTCCACATCAAGGTTCTCTCGGCGGCGACGCACGAGGCGCCCTATGTGCTCGACGGGCTACTTCACCACGGCACCAATCTCTCGATTGCGGAGCATTATACCGACACTGGCGGCGCGACCGATCATGTGTTCGCGCTCTGCGCCATGCTTGGGTTCCGTTTCTGCCCGCGGCTACGCGACTTCCCGGATCGCCGACTGATCCCGATCGAGCATCCCGCGGGCTATCCCGAAATCGCGCCGCTCCTCGGCAAACGCATCCGCACCGATGTCATCCGCGAACATTGGGATGACGTGATGCGTCTGGTCGCTTCGCTCAAGACCGGCCATGTCGCGCCATCGGTGATGTTGCGGAAGCTCTCGGCCTATGAGCGTCAGAACAAGCTGGACATAGCGCTTCAGGAGATCGGCAAAATCGAGCGAACCCTGTTCATGCTCGACTGGCTGGAAAGTCCGGGGCTGCGACGTAGATGCCACGCCGGTCTCAACAAGGGCGAGCAGCGCCATGCCCTCGCGCAAGCGATCTACACCTTCCGACAGGGACGCATCATCGACCGCAGTCACGAGGCCCAACAGTACCGGGCCTCCGGCTTGAACCTCGTCATTGCGGCGATCGTCTATTGGAATTCCACCTATATGCGTGACGCCATTGAGCATCTGCGCTCGCAGGGGGAAGCTGTTTCCGACAATCTCCTGGCTCATACCTCCCCGGTCGGGTGGGAGCACATCGCCTTTTCCGGTGACTTCCTCTGGGATCGCGCCGCAAAGACGACCGGCCGGAAACCGCTCAACTTATCTACAAAACAGCGAGTGGCGTGA
- the repA gene encoding plasmid partitioning protein RepA has protein sequence MLTTTNYTDTQEHLPTLLSADSLELSRQLQLHQQKIFAPTSQKTIRQFSPAEAAAYIGIGEGYLRQVAAEGHGPEPMANGRRMYSPDDMGHIRRILDEKNGAPKYVPNRRAGEKLQVIAVMNFKGGSAKTTTSAHMAQYLALRGYRVLAIDLDPQASLSALFGHQPELDVGESETLYGAIKYENPRPITEIVRSTYTPNLHVIPGNLELMEFEHETPKAIMSGHAESMFFARIGEVVTDIESLYDVVVIDCPPQLGFLTMSALCAATGVLITVHPQMLDVMSMSQFLAMTSELMAVVERAGGRTSYDWMRYLVTRYEPNDGPQSQMTGFMRAIFGNRMLHNAMLKSTAISDAGVTKQTLYEVERSQFTRGTYDRAMDSLNAVNSEIESLLKSTWGRK, from the coding sequence ATGTTAACAACTACTAACTATACCGATACCCAGGAACATCTGCCTACCTTGTTGTCGGCGGATTCACTAGAGTTGTCTCGCCAACTTCAACTTCATCAGCAAAAAATCTTTGCTCCCACCTCCCAAAAAACCATACGTCAATTTTCTCCAGCAGAAGCCGCCGCATATATTGGTATCGGCGAAGGATATTTGCGACAGGTGGCAGCTGAAGGGCACGGCCCAGAGCCAATGGCTAATGGTCGCCGGATGTACAGCCCTGACGACATGGGCCATATTAGACGCATTCTTGACGAAAAGAACGGCGCGCCCAAATACGTCCCGAACAGACGGGCCGGCGAAAAGCTTCAAGTTATTGCCGTCATGAATTTTAAGGGTGGCTCTGCAAAGACGACCACCTCTGCACATATGGCGCAGTATCTTGCCTTGCGGGGCTACCGAGTACTAGCTATCGATTTGGATCCCCAGGCTTCGTTGTCTGCGCTATTTGGTCACCAACCGGAGTTGGACGTTGGAGAAAGCGAGACTCTATATGGCGCGATCAAATATGAGAATCCTCGTCCAATAACTGAAATAGTGCGTTCGACATACACACCAAATCTGCATGTTATTCCGGGAAATCTCGAGCTCATGGAATTTGAGCACGAAACTCCAAAAGCAATCATGTCTGGCCATGCGGAGAGTATGTTCTTCGCTCGCATTGGAGAAGTCGTTACCGATATTGAAAGCCTGTACGATGTCGTGGTCATCGATTGCCCGCCTCAGCTAGGCTTTTTGACGATGTCCGCGCTTTGTGCGGCAACCGGGGTGCTTATCACAGTTCATCCACAAATGCTTGACGTGATGTCGATGAGTCAGTTTCTCGCGATGACGAGCGAGTTGATGGCGGTAGTGGAACGAGCCGGTGGCAGGACTAGTTACGACTGGATGCGCTACTTGGTCACTCGTTACGAACCTAATGATGGGCCGCAAAGCCAAATGACAGGGTTCATGCGGGCTATATTTGGCAACCGTATGCTTCACAACGCTATGCTGAAATCGACTGCGATCTCGGACGCAGGAGTTACAAAACAAACCCTGTACGAAGTGGAACGTTCACAATTTACCAGGGGTACTTATGACCGTGCGATGGATTCATTGAACGCAGTCAATAGTGAGATTGAGAGCCTTTTGAAATCGACGTGGGGGAGAAAATAA
- the repB gene encoding plasmid partitioning protein RepB: MARKNLIGISLDPENAQLPSNETEPSKSRPLAGFVPAARAAPIGGITKSLGNITQKVERVDVLERQLAEGQTVVEVDPILIDNSFVSDRLEINPAQLSELVEQIRLNGQLVPILLRQHPLDRNRYQVAFGHRRLAAARELGIKVRAVIRDLSDEQLVVNQGQENNARTNLSYIERALFAARLEERGFSRDVIMASLAIDKAALSKMLSVVKQVSTKLIEAIGAAPEVGRRRWMELGDRVQNISISDLIGALSADNTRGLTSDQRFQFASDYIAQQLSKPKSLNRPATESVSWTADDDAMNFTMNRRSKKVAIELSNANAAPFGDWLTRRLDTLYAEFKNSKSENAGD, from the coding sequence ATGGCACGTAAGAATTTGATCGGTATTTCCCTCGATCCGGAAAACGCTCAGCTTCCTTCTAACGAAACCGAGCCGTCAAAGAGCCGCCCACTTGCCGGTTTTGTTCCTGCTGCAAGAGCCGCACCGATAGGCGGAATTACGAAATCGCTCGGGAACATTACACAAAAGGTAGAACGCGTAGACGTACTCGAGCGGCAACTTGCGGAAGGTCAGACCGTAGTTGAAGTCGATCCGATACTTATTGACAACTCTTTCGTCTCTGATCGTTTAGAGATCAATCCCGCGCAGCTCTCGGAGTTGGTGGAACAAATCAGGCTTAACGGTCAGCTTGTTCCCATACTTCTGCGTCAACACCCACTTGATCGGAACAGATATCAAGTCGCTTTTGGCCATCGTCGGCTAGCGGCAGCGAGGGAACTCGGAATAAAAGTTCGCGCGGTTATCCGTGATCTGTCTGATGAACAATTAGTCGTCAACCAGGGACAAGAGAATAATGCTCGTACTAATTTGTCTTACATTGAACGAGCTCTTTTCGCTGCACGGCTTGAGGAGAGGGGGTTTTCCCGAGATGTGATCATGGCCTCGTTGGCAATTGACAAAGCCGCGCTATCCAAGATGTTGTCGGTGGTCAAACAAGTATCGACGAAGCTAATAGAGGCGATTGGAGCGGCTCCCGAAGTAGGGCGACGGCGCTGGATGGAACTCGGCGATAGAGTTCAGAACATCTCGATTAGCGACTTGATCGGCGCGTTGTCCGCGGACAACACTCGTGGGCTTACGAGTGACCAACGATTTCAATTCGCTTCGGATTACATAGCGCAACAACTATCCAAGCCAAAAAGCCTCAATCGGCCTGCAACCGAATCGGTATCTTGGACGGCGGATGACGACGCTATGAACTTCACGATGAATCGCCGGTCGAAGAAAGTTGCAATCGAACTTTCAAACGCAAATGCGGCGCCGTTCGGAGACTGGCTAACGCGTCGTCTAGATACTCTTTATGCAGAGTTTAAGAATTCGAAATCGGAAAACGCAGGAGACTAA
- the repC gene encoding plasmid replication protein RepC has product MQILETITSTQCGRMMMFTQNPELQKKQGRGLNRWVIYKQLCVAKSALKLNDRCLAVLSSLLSFLPEDELNEKSGLVVFPSNHQLSLRAHGMPESTLRRHLAFLIAARIIERKDSPTRKRYAHKDREGQVELAFGFSFAPLLDRASEIAAIAEKILADQKALKRLRDEVSVLRRDIASIFAEAAEETGKLCESLEEVFLRFREVVDAIPRRASLAQLATVRTNLETIRGELDNILKAKGIAPELSGSVAQFERQHIESLPESLFESQNGKMIDLKAPSSESLVAVSLEREDQVRASPSISLDQVLRTCPDIRDYGINGIGTWRELLDASRIVSGFLGISRSAYQEAVHFMGAESASTAIAWILQKLASINSPGGYLRSLTEKARGRTFSISQLLFSGMNAHGNLDAG; this is encoded by the coding sequence ATGCAAATTCTGGAGACTATTACGTCCACACAATGTGGGCGAATGATGATGTTTACCCAAAATCCTGAACTACAGAAAAAGCAGGGGAGGGGCCTAAATCGCTGGGTAATCTACAAACAGCTCTGTGTGGCTAAATCAGCGCTTAAGCTGAACGATCGTTGCCTTGCAGTTCTCAGCTCGCTTTTGTCATTTCTGCCTGAGGACGAACTGAATGAGAAAAGCGGCCTCGTCGTTTTTCCGTCCAATCACCAGCTTTCACTCAGGGCCCATGGTATGCCAGAGTCCACGCTTCGCCGACATCTCGCATTCCTTATCGCAGCGAGGATTATTGAACGCAAGGATAGTCCGACACGTAAACGCTATGCTCACAAGGACAGGGAAGGACAGGTCGAGCTCGCTTTTGGATTTTCCTTCGCGCCATTGCTTGATCGTGCGTCGGAAATTGCCGCTATTGCAGAGAAAATTCTCGCCGATCAGAAAGCGCTGAAGCGTCTTCGCGACGAAGTATCAGTCTTGCGAAGAGATATCGCGTCGATTTTTGCCGAAGCGGCCGAAGAAACTGGCAAGCTTTGTGAGAGTCTGGAAGAAGTGTTCCTTCGCTTCCGTGAGGTCGTTGACGCAATTCCTCGCCGCGCATCTCTCGCCCAACTGGCCACTGTCAGGACTAATCTTGAAACCATTCGTGGTGAATTGGATAACATCTTGAAAGCAAAAGGCATTGCCCCGGAATTGAGCGGCAGCGTCGCTCAGTTTGAGCGGCAGCATATTGAATCCCTGCCAGAATCCCTTTTTGAATCTCAAAATGGTAAAATGATTGATTTGAAAGCGCCTTCTTCGGAAAGCCTTGTTGCTGTGAGCCTCGAAAGAGAAGATCAAGTTCGGGCTTCTCCTTCAATCTCTCTCGATCAGGTGCTTCGAACATGCCCGGATATCCGCGACTACGGGATAAACGGGATCGGCACATGGCGGGAACTTCTTGATGCGTCACGAATTGTTTCCGGCTTTCTTGGCATCAGTCGCTCGGCCTATCAGGAAGCTGTCCATTTCATGGGGGCAGAATCCGCATCGACGGCCATCGCCTGGATTCTCCAGAAACTGGCCTCGATCAATTCGCCAGGCGGATATCTGCGATCTTTGACTGAGAAGGCGAGAGGAAGGACCTTTTCAATCAGCCAGCTATTGTTTTCAGGAATGAACGCACACGGAAATCTGGATGCGGGATAA
- a CDS encoding DUF5086 domain-containing protein translates to MSKPLTAILLLTALDVLTSVPVLAQEHQETIILSVSPKWVRWADVYKVQPERPDDPYYHVRVIERQKDWKVWQFNELASHMAVTPKALTASRVSKKARTYNYKDVEIRSAYHRWLEDPAKRSEVRICSTDILSCLKQLPAR, encoded by the coding sequence ATGTCAAAACCGTTGACTGCCATCCTGCTTTTGACAGCCCTCGACGTTCTGACATCCGTTCCGGTCTTGGCCCAGGAGCATCAGGAAACAATCATCTTGTCCGTTTCACCGAAATGGGTGCGGTGGGCCGATGTTTACAAGGTTCAGCCAGAGCGCCCCGATGATCCCTATTATCATGTACGGGTCATAGAGCGGCAGAAAGACTGGAAAGTCTGGCAGTTCAATGAACTTGCTTCTCATATGGCTGTAACACCGAAAGCGCTCACAGCGAGCCGTGTCAGTAAGAAGGCGAGAACCTACAATTACAAGGACGTGGAGATCCGCAGCGCATACCACCGCTGGCTGGAGGATCCAGCAAAACGCTCCGAAGTTCGTATTTGTAGTACCGATATTCTGAGCTGTCTCAAACAGTTGCCAGCACGTTAA
- a CDS encoding DUF2195 family protein → MFRLIYGVVLTASFCGVAGAEDVGGVVFENKLAECVTVTGESAVLKANAITVKTHFRLNRPIGDCGCFSARAIYTSSVTIERVQEMLQQGIIPINKDAVKTLVLASEASLAGNRKINVQLTCARPT, encoded by the coding sequence ATGTTCAGGTTAATCTACGGCGTAGTTCTAACGGCATCGTTTTGCGGAGTGGCTGGAGCTGAGGACGTTGGCGGTGTCGTCTTTGAAAACAAGCTGGCCGAGTGTGTGACGGTCACAGGCGAGAGCGCTGTTTTGAAAGCGAATGCCATAACGGTGAAAACCCATTTTCGATTGAATAGGCCAATTGGTGACTGCGGATGCTTCTCGGCTCGGGCGATCTACACAAGCAGCGTCACTATAGAGCGTGTGCAAGAAATGCTGCAGCAAGGCATTATCCCAATCAACAAGGATGCGGTGAAGACGCTCGTTCTTGCGAGCGAGGCAAGTTTGGCTGGCAATCGGAAAATAAACGTCCAACTGACTTGCGCAAGACCCACATAG